The Polyodon spathula isolate WHYD16114869_AA chromosome 23, ASM1765450v1, whole genome shotgun sequence genome has a window encoding:
- the c23h3orf14 gene encoding uncharacterized protein C3orf14 homolog has protein sequence MTSYLYQEVELSKRHEEILGQRTALLQQMENLTEGQQKEKKNRTAVSEAAHDRNTALLKDLEAMKERLHARACILLPPSIVSIETQYWASVEEKIPQWEQFLLGKAQSPQGRKQRAGKHFQKCTPQDKQNTKSSDLPPSRSSSMSVSRSSTPRAKLRN, from the exons ATGACGTCTTACTTATATCAAGAAGTTGAGTTGAGCAAAAGACATGAGGAGAT ACTAGGTCAGAGAACAGCTCTGCTCCAGCAGATGGAAAATCTAACTGAGGGCCAGCAGAAGGAGAAGAAAAATCGGACAGCGGTGTCGGAAGCAGCACATGACAGAAATACTGCCCTCCTGAAA GATTTAGAAGCAATGAAGGAAAGATTACATGCCAGAGCATGTATACTTCTACCCCCTAGTATTGTCAGCATTGAG ACTCAATACTGGGCATCAGTTGAAGAGAAGATCCCTCAATGGGAACAGTTTCTTTTAGGAAAGGCACAATCTCCACAAGGGAGGAAACAAAGAGctggaaaacattttcaaaaatgcacccctcaagacaaacaaaacacaaagtcgAGTGACTTGCCTCCCTCTCGCTCTAGCTCTATGTCTGTGTCACGATCGTCGACACCACGTGCAAAACTAAGAaactaa